GGGCGTCGGGAAACGGACGCTCGCGTCCGGCGGCGTCCTCGATGGCGTGAAGCGCGGCGAGCAGGGCGCGCGGACTCAGGATTGTGCTGCCCACGACGACTTCGTTGAGGAATTCCGGGGCGTCTGCCGGCCCGCCGACAGACGCCGTCTCGTAGCGCGCCGACGTCACGGCGCCGTTCAACAGCGACGCGAGTCGGTCTTCGGCCTCGTCCAGATGCGCGTCGCGATCGCCGAGGCTGCTCCCGAGCGCAATCGCGACAGGAACGC
The Acidobacteriota bacterium DNA segment above includes these coding regions:
- the folK gene encoding 2-amino-4-hydroxy-6-hydroxymethyldihydropteridine diphosphokinase, producing the protein MALGSSLGDRDAHLDEAEDRLASLLNGAVTSARYETASVGGPADAPEFLNEVVVGSTILSPRALLAALHAIEDAAGRERPFPDAPRTLDLDLILYGDFIIDEPGLQVPHARFRDRLFVLRPLADVAGDWVDPVSGQSVEQLLAALPSFS